A genomic window from Silene latifolia isolate original U9 population chromosome Y, ASM4854445v1, whole genome shotgun sequence includes:
- the LOC141631142 gene encoding uncharacterized protein LOC141631142: protein MKDQNWQDYVAPQDCSWSWKNISQINATFKNAYTDNLWLNSSQPYTVAGGYKWLMPPSPKVQWRYVCWNSLNLPRTSFIYWASRLQRLLTRDRIIRMGFGQDDTCFLCAAAPETHGHLFYNCDLSTKCIRVLHQRLRIIFPPQAFDHWYASGRGRSKLQSKFVCACFVSLTYETWHPRNIARLHAQIIRPEFLVTKLVNSIKQRWSKRNHHILKQRDQVWIDSVGN, encoded by the coding sequence ATGAAAGATCAGAATTGGCAAGACTATGTTGCACCTCAGGACTGCAGCTGGTCTTGGAAGAATATTAGCCAAATTAATGCTACTTTTAAGAATGCTTACACTGATAATCTCTGGCTTAATAGTTCACAACCTTATACTGTTGCTGGAGGTTATAAATGGTTAATGCCACCAAGTCCTAAAGTTCAGTGGAGATATGTTTGCTGGAACAGTCTGAACCTGCCTAGAACTTCCTTCATTTATTGGGCAAGCAGGCTTCAGAGGCTCTTAACTCGGGATAGGATCATTAGAATGGGTTTTGGTCAGGATGACACATGCTTTCTGTGTGCAGCTGCCCCTGAAACTCATGGACATCTTTTCTATAACTGTGACCTCAGTACCAAGTGTATCAGAGTGCTGCATCAGAGACTGAGAATCATCTTTCCTCCGCAGGCTTTTGATCACTGGTATGCTTCTGGTAGAGGAAGGAGTAAATTGCAGAGTAAGTTTGTTTGTGCTTGCTTTGTTAGCCTCACGTATGAGACTTGGCATCCTAGGAATATAGCAAGACTTCATGCGCAGATTATTAGGCCTGAGTTTCTGGTTACTAAGCTTGTCAATAGCATCAAGCAACGATGGAGCAAGAGGAATCATCATATCTTGAAACAGCGTGACCAAGTATGGATAGATAGTGTAGGAAATTAG
- the LOC141631143 gene encoding uncharacterized protein LOC141631143 codes for MSSQQIIFRVEETSSGDCFLFTVVYGNNDEIYRRELWRDLRAIKDNHTGAWGICEDFNSLLHFNEREGRPVLWSDISDFRDCVDYCGIVDIKGQGGYTWNNKHEPNSRVFSHLDRFMVNIDWMQQYPECYAYFLPEGLYDHNPCLCYRRAVPQRKHNFRYFCMWGQDPNFKALIHEKWKSPIAGTAMFKVVKKLQALKKPLRELNRHGYSDIGKAAGIAKLRLHNLQERMNLDPTNLVILAEEQEASDDYRHMSNAYHSFLSQKAKINWLQEGDENTQFFHSQINAR; via the coding sequence ATGTCTTCCCAACAAATTATTTTTAGAGTGGAGGAAACATCTTCTGGTGATTGTTTCTTATTCACTGTAGTTTATGGCAACAATGATGAAATTTATAGGAGGGAATTATGGAGGGATTTGAGGGCTATTAAGGACAATCACACTGGAGCCTGGGGTATATGTGAAGATTTCAACAGTCTACTACATTTTAATGAAAGAGAAGGAAGACCTGTTTTGTGGAGTGATATATCTGACTTTAGGGATTGTGTGGATTATTGTGGAATAGTAGATATCAAAGGACAGGGAGGATATACATGGAACAACAAGCATGAACCCAATTCCAGGGTTTTCTCTCATCTTGATAGGTTCATGGTAAATATTGATTGGATGCAACAGTACCCTGAATGTTATGCTTATTTCCTACCTGAAGGATTGTATGATCATAATCCTTGTCTGTGCTATAGGAGGGCTGTTCCTCAAAGAAAGCATAATTTTAGATACTTTTGTATGTGGGGGCAGGACCCTAACTTTAAAGCTCTAATCCATGAGAAGTGGAAGTCTCCCATAGCTGGTACTGCAATGTTTAAGGTTGTTAAAAAACTGCAAGCTCTTAAGAAGCCTTTGAGAGAATTAAACAGGCATGGCTACTCTGATATAGGCAAAGCTGCGGGAATTGCTAAACTCAGACTTCATAACTTACAAGAGAGGATGAACCTTGATCCTACTAACTTGGTCATCCTTGCTGAAGAACAGGAAGCATCTGATGACTATAGGCACATGAGTAATGCTTATCATAGCTTCTTGAGTCAAAAAGCAAAAATCAATTGGCTGCAAGAAGGTGATGAAAATACCCAGTTCTTTCACTCCCAAATCAATGCCAGATAG